The Ficedula albicollis isolate OC2 chromosome 1, FicAlb1.5, whole genome shotgun sequence nucleotide sequence tgtggctgcccctggatccctggcagtgcccaaggccaggctgggcactgggacagtgggaggtgtccctgccatggcaggggtggcactgggtgattttaggtctcttccaacccagaccatccCAGGATTCCACGGCCAAGCTCTCCTCCAGGATTTGGTGCCGCTGCACAGGCAGAACAGCTgcccccaggctgagcaggaaaTGGAACCCAAGAGAATTCTTGGGCTAAATCTCCTTCCAGGAAACTTCCTTGAGGTGATGCTGTGACTTCCATGGATCCAAGCAAGTCCTGGCTGCACAAAGGGCCTGGAAATCTCTCCTGGCTTTGTCCACCTGGAttctgtgcagccacagcctgacCCTTGCAGGAAGCAGCTCCAaaagctgccctgagccctctCCACTTCCTTCTGCCTCTCCATGAACTTTGGAGCCTCCCAGGATGGATCCTGAGCATTTTTCTCCTCAATTTTTCCCTCCAGATTGTTTTCCTCTTCCACCTCCTTGCAGCTGATCTTTCCCAAGtgcctcccctgcagctccaaTCCCTTGAGGAAGCAGCAcccaagtttattttttaaacaaaggctTTTTTATTGCACAAATAGAGGGGCTCAGGTGCTTTGCTGTACGTACAAAACTGGAGATAATTTAAGTGTCACTCTGAGGCTGCACATCCCTCTTTTCCAGGAAGGCCTCATCCTCCTGGGAAAGTGTCAGGAAcctgcagggtggggagagagcagtgagagcagcaggcacaAGAGGGAGAGCCCAGGGGCTCCTTTGGAGGAGAATTTGGGGGAATTCCTCCCTCTTCATCCCACAATTCAGGAAGGACAGGGCCtctgctgggcagccctggggactgGGGAGGGAATTCCTGTGGGATCAGAGAGGTTTTAACACCAGCCCTGCACCTGCTGGGGGCACTGAGGTTTTGTGCAATGATGCTGGTGCAGaaatccctggagctgtggggtttgccAAGCAGAATTCCCTGGGATAACAGtgcccagaatcccagaatcccagactggtttggtggtttgggctggagggatCTTCAAGCTCATCCcatccacccctgccatgggcagggacacctcccactatcccagcctgctccaagctctgcccaagctttttttttttttccagggaagagGCCAAAATCTGCCCCAAAGCCAAGTCCTGAATCTGCTGGAAACAGGAGACTGAAAAAAccctttggttttgttgtttttttttcctatataaatagaaaaaaaactttgttCCCATGGTTATTCCCAGGGCCCCATTTCTAGGCACAATTCCCAATTCTTgggaataaagggaataaaacagTGACAGGGTGGAAATAAAATCTAGGAAAGATTTTAAGAACTGAAAAGTGTCTTTAGATGGGAGGGGGCGACCTCAGCAAGGgaaataagattttatttcaataaagaGCAACATGACATCAAACTCCCACTGAGATTCCAAAGGGCAGGCAGGAATAGAATTCCCAATTTGCTGCAGAACAGGGAGAAGTGAAGAAAACTGCTCCAAAAATGACAAGGAGGCAGAAAACAGAATCCAAGCACCAGGCAGGACTCACTCTGCTCATGGATTTGCTCCAAGAAATCAGGAATTGCTTCAACTTTGGAAACAGAGGGGAGGAACTCAGgaatttcagaatgaaaatcccaaatttaggGGAATTTTGTAATGTTCATTTTGCTCtttcaagcagaaaaatgtgcatttttctcAGGGAATTCCACATGGTGGATGCTCCATGGCCTAATCTGTCCCTTTGGGAATTCCAGGTGTGGATTTTGCCCTTTTCAGCTAAACTACCCCCGAGCTGTCAATAATTTCACTCATCTGGAAAGGCtggttattttttctctttattttgtgACTTAATGCCCAGAGTTCTGATTGCAgcatcctgcctggctgctcccctgcagtTATTCCCAATTTATCCTCCCCTTTGTGCATCAGGCATCAAAatccaggcagaaaaaaaccagagaggGAATATTGGGCTAAAATATCCTCAAACAGGAGAGTGGTTCATGCAAGTCCCACAAAGAATGAGTGAGCAAATCCcctgaaatcccaaatccatcccactGGGGTTACCAAAGTCATTCTCAAAGCCCAGGAACTGGGATCAATTCCATACCTGAGGGACTCTTCACTCATccttcttctctgcttctgctttcagCTTCTCCTCACGTTCCCTCTTCAGTTTCTCCTCAATTTTCTTGCTCTGGTACATTTTGACACCAGCAAAGGCCAAGCAAAGGATCAGTGTTTTAGCTGCCAAAATGTACATCAGCAGTGGGAAGTTCTCCAGAGCCTGGAATGGCAAAGAGTGGATTTAGGCACTTCTGGAACACTTGgataattaaaaatgaatttatagGAATGCTGTGCATCTTCCAATAGTAATGCTCCTCTGTCTCCATGGTTTGTATTTCTGTGGGGAGTTAAACCAGGCAGAGCaacaaagccaaaggaaaatcCCCTTCCCTCAAGTCCTGCACTCCTTTTGCTCATTTTCCAGCAATATTTGCACCAtctggagctgagaaaggggaAGGACTGAGTATTTTAGGGAAACTGTGAAagtggaaatgctgctgaaggATCCTCACAAGTGATGGGGATCAGCTCTCAGATGGGACCCCCAAAACcacttcagaaaatgttaattcATAGCAATTGTGTTATGAACCTGCTGAGCTATGGAAGGTGTAGATAAATGCCTTGAAAGTGGGAGAAAAGTAAAAACACCCACAGCTTGCAAGGATTGTTGTGCCAGCTCTGAATGCCTGGAATTGCACAGAGTGTTTCAGTGCTATAAAAACATGAACTTGGAGAGGAAAATCAAATGGAAAAGGGtggtgggcacagagcagagccccccaggctgggattgttgggggtctgtgcagggccaggggtgggactgggtgaCCCCTGGGGGTCCCTTCCCATCAGGATATTCCATGGCTCTGAGGTAACTCTGAATTTGGAATTCATCCTGCTCCCTCAGGATCTCCCAAAGCTGTCAGGACACATCAAAGCACTGAATTCAGGCCAAGCCTTGTgtccacacagcagcagggagttTGGAAAAACACCACCAGGCTCTGTCAATCTCCCCACAATCACTGCAGCAACAGCTCTGaacccacagctctgcaaaacagGGCAGGGGGAAATGGGTTTAATGGGTTCAAATTGTTAATTACAGAGTCAtggatggtttgggatggaagggattTCAAAGCTCACCCAgttccacaggcagggacacctccaactgtcccaggctgctccagccccagtgtccaacctggaactgaacattccaggggcagccacagctgctctgagaattccagcccagcccctcatcaccatcccagggaacaattcctgcccaatatcccatcaaaccctactctgaagccattccctgtgtctgtccctccatcccctgtgtcctgcccctcc carries:
- the SMIM11A gene encoding small integral membrane protein 11A, which produces MVAFNWKALENFPLLMYILAAKTLILCLAFAGVKMYQSKKIEEKLKREREEKLKAEAEKKDE